A stretch of the Vidua chalybeata isolate OUT-0048 chromosome Z, bVidCha1 merged haplotype, whole genome shotgun sequence genome encodes the following:
- the ZNF462 gene encoding zinc finger protein 462 isoform X5: protein MEVLQCDGCDFRAPSYEDLKAHIQDVHTAFLQPTDVSEESPTQPRSGSINASNQTEVEFSSVKDEFAIADDIAGQNATSQMGTGSYYSQSQTFYGQHMAPNPKPTSKFFQCKFCVRYFRSKNLLIEHTRKVHGAQAGGSSVGPPASSSLNYNIMMHEGFGKVFSCQFCTYKSPRRARIIKHQKMYHKNNLKESSAPAAAAAAAAAAVSESTSASVPVQEPCKELPAEVVERSILESMVKPLTKSRGNFCCEWCSYQTPRRERWCDHMMKKHRSMVKILSSLRQQQDGTSAPEVQSKSAQSASPNSNYMSMNTAGREMSSANVSNFRGSMGNSLIRPNSSTSSKFSSVSYPQMKPKSPHNPGMVNLSDRSRYGIADMTNSSADLETSSMLNDSSSDEELNEMDSENGLNSMDHQTSGMSAEQLMGSDGNKLLETKGIPFRRYMNRFQCPFCPFLTMHRRSISRHIENIHLSGKTAVYKCDECPFTCKSSLKLGAHKQCHTGTTSDWDTMNSQAESIASSLNDSTVSYETGNINGRKSAGMMEPVQPQPPPSQPQQQQQQQQSPQPHSQHPYKCTLCNYSTTTLKGLRVHQQHKHSFCDNLPKYDGPPSSAPQESEADAHPSASTVKKSQTSILGLSSKNNFVAKAPRKVSNDFPLDLSPVKKRTRIDEIASNLQSKISQNKQQEDAVINVEDDEEEEEDNEVEIEVELDREEEQSEPMIEVSSSYTPQQMWGREANDSQKETSFRSMQHDYNSTNGAEIELTLSEDEEDYYSAVSMKDHQSPNASVLGSQSNVYGTDQNNENSEFSDSGRLYYCKHCDFSNKSARSVSTHYQRMHPYIKFSFRYILDPNDHSAVYRCLECYIDYTNFEDLQQHYGEHHPEAMNVLNFDHSDLIYRCRFCSYTSPNVRSLMPHYQRMHPTVKINNAMIFSSYVVEQQEGLNTESQTLREILNSAPKTMATSTPVARGTGVPAGFNKSATKSFSPECENQKEPSVNTVVVYDCDVCSFASPNMHSVLVHYQKKHPEEKASYFRIQKTMRVVSVDRGSALAQMSFELGAPISPKLSNLASQPPPPPPPPPDLSTELYYCKHCSYSNRSVVGVLVHYQKRHPEIKVTAKYIRQAPPTAAMMRAGELPPGIQRPPVSMQQLGRGGSESSVNPPENEMFFCQHCDYGNRTVKGVLIHYQKKHRDFKANADVIRQHTATIRSLCDRGQKKSAGSLPAHTSGTERDKSKLRALKCRQCSYTSPYFYALRKHIKKDHPNLKATVTSILRWAFLDGLIEAGYHCEWCIYSHTEPSGLLVHYQRRHPEHYVDYTYMATKLWAGPDPSPPALVMPTEMKTYKCRDCIFEASSIWDITNHYQAFHPWAMNGDESVLLDIIKEKDTSEKTMPQPDEGGVRMESEDQIAAPQMDQDAECAEDPSLSHEKTVQLASANPAISSTPYQCTVCQSEYNNLHGLLTHYGKKHPGMKVKAADFAQDIDINPGAVYKCRHCPYINTRIHGVLTHYQKRHPSVKVTAEDFVHDVEQSTDIAQNDVEETSRIFKQGYGAYRCKLCPYTHGTLEKLKIHYEKYHNQPEFDVFAQSPPKVSASVEPDMVTEIKASPEITAEDVGEVSMPAPHFSSSHLVSHTVFRCQLCKYFCSTRKGIARHYRIKHNNVRAQPEGKNNLFKCALCSYTNPIRKGLAAHYQKRHDIDAYYTHCLAASRTVSDKPNKVIIPSPPKDDTPQLSEELRRAVEKKKCSLCSFQSFSKKGIVSHYMKRHPGVFPKKQHASKLGGYFTAVYADEHEKPAPAEERNDFEKPEVEAEAQEIEWLPFRCIKCFKLSFSTAELLCMHYTDHHSKDLKRDFSILGSGTRSQSPVYQCKHCDTKLHSTAELTAHLNGHNEEFQKRAKRQERRKQLLSKQKYADGAFADFKQERAFGHLEDVSKLKERKVVGYKCKFCVEVHPTLRAICNHLRKHVQYGNVSSVSATVKGLRSHERSHLALAMFAREDKYSCQYCSFVSAFRHNLDRHMQTHHGHHKPFRCKLCPFKSSYNSRLKTHILKAHAVWNPYQQASKTCF from the exons ATGGAGGTCCTGCAGTGCGATGGCTGCGATTTTCGAGCTCCATCTTACGAAGACCTAAAAGCTCACATTCAGGATGTTCACACTGCGTTTCTGCAGCCAACTGATGTCTCTGAGGAGAGTCCTACCCAGCCGAGATCTGGTTCTATCAACGCTAGCAACCAGACCGAGGttgaattttcttctgtaaaggATGAATTTGCAATTGCAGATGACATAGCAG GGCAAAATGCAACAAGTCAGATGGGGACTGGAAGTTACTATAGCCAGAGCCAGACTTTCTATGGCCAGCATATGGCTCCAAATCCTAAACCAACCAGCAAGTTTTTCCAGTGCAAGTTCTGTGTGCGTTACTTCCGTTCCAAAAACCTCCTCATAGAGCACACACGGAAGGTTCAtggagcacaggctggggggaGCTCAGTGGGGCCGCCAGCTTCTAGTTCCCTAAATTACAACATCATGATGCATGAAGGGTTTGGTAAAGTTTTCAGTTGCCAGTTCTGCACCTACAAGTCACCCAGGCGTGCGAGGATTATTAAGCACCAGAAAATGTATCACAAAAACAACCTGAAAGAgagttcagctcctgctgctgctgctgctgctgctgctgctgctgtgtctgaatCAACGTCTGCTTCTGTGCCAGTGCAGGAACCCTGCAAGGAGCTGCCGGCAGAGGTGGTGGAGCGGAGCATTTTGGAGTCGATGGTCAAACCCCTGACCAAGTCTAGGGGCAACTTTTGCTGTGAGTGGTGCAGCTACCAGACACCTCGGAGGGAGCGCTGGTGTGACCACATGATGAAGAAGCACCGCAGCATGGTGAAAATCCTGTCGagcctgaggcagcagcaggatggaaCCAGCGCACCTGAGGTGCAGAGTAAGAGTGCCCAGAGTGCCTCTCCAAACTCGAATTACATGTCCATGAACACAGCAGGACGTGAGATGTCGAGTGCTAATGTCTCTAACTTCAGGGGATCTATGGGCAATTCACTTATCAGGCCCAACTCTTCTACATCTTCgaagttttcttctgtgtcttaCCCTCAAATGAAGCCTAAGTCACCTCACAACCCGGGCATGGTTAATTTGTCTGACAGATCCCGCTATGGAATTGCTGATATGACGAATTCTTCTGCTGACCTGGAAACAAGCAGTATGCTAAATGACTCCAGCTCAGATGAAGAGCTAAATGAAATGGACAGCGAGAATGGCTTAAACTCCATGGATCACCAGACCTCAGGAatgtctgcagagcagctgatggGATCTGATGGCAACAAACTATTGGAAACAAAGGGAATTCCCTTCAGAAGATACATGAACAGGTTCCAGTGTCCTTTCTGCCCTTTCCTGACAATGCACCGCCGAAGTATTTCCCGTCACATTGAGAACATCCACCTGTCTGGGAAGACGGCTGTGTACAAGTGTGACGAGTGCCCCTTCACCTGCAAGAGTTCCCTGAAGCTCGGTGCCCACAAGCAGTGTCACACGGGAACAACATCCGACTGGGACACCATGAACTCCCAGGCTGAGAGCATTGCCTCATCCCTGAATGACAGCACGGTGTCTTACGAGACTGGGAATATCAACGGTAGGAAGTCAGCTGGGATGATGGAacctgtgcagccacagccgCCGCCGTCgcaaccacagcagcagcagcagcagcaacaatcACCCCAGCCCCATTCACAGCATCCATACAAGTGCACGTTGTGCAACTATTCCACCACCACTTTGAAAGGCCTCAGAGTTCATCAGCAGCACAAGCATTCGTTCTGTGACAACTTGCCAAAATACGATGGGCCGCCATCAAGTGCACCGCAGGAGAGCGAGGCAGATGCTCACCCCTCTGCCAGCACCGTGAAGAAGAGCCAAACCTCCATCCTTGGGCTCTCAtctaaaaataactttgttGCAAAAGCCCCTAGGAAGGTCTCAAATGACTTCCCTTTAGATCTCTCTCCCGTGAAAAAAAGAACTAGAATTGACGAAATAGCGAGCAACCTGCAGAGCAAGATCagccaaaacaaacagcaggaGGATGCTGTGATTAACGTAGAGGatgatgaggaagaggaggaggacaaTGAGGTGGAGATAGAGGTGGAGTTAGACAGAGAGGAAGAACAATCAGAACCAATGATAGAGGTTTCCAGTTCTTACACACCCCAGCAAATGTGGGGCAGAGAGGCTAATGATTCCCAGAAGGAGACAAGCTTTAGGAGCATGCAGCATGACTACAATTCCACCAATGGGGCGGAGATTGAGCTCACTTTGTCTGAAGATGAGGAGGACTACTACTCTGCTGTCAGCATGAAGGACCACCAGAGCCCTAATGCCTCTGTTCTGGGCAGCCAGTCCAACGTGTACGGTACCGACCAGAACAACGAGAATTCGGAGTTCAGTGACTCTGGCAGGCTTTACTACTGTAAACACTGTGATTTCAGCAACAAATCTGCCAGGAGTGTCAGCACCCACTACCAGCGAATGCATCCCTACATTAAATTCAGCTTTAGGTACATCCTGGATCCCAATGATCATAGTGCAGTGTACCGGTGTCTTGAGTGCTACATTGACTACACAAATTTTGAAGACCTGCAGCAGCATTATGGAGAGCATCATCCTGAAGCTATGAATGTACTGAACTTTGATCATTCTGATCTGATCTACCGCTGCCGCTTCTGCTCTTACACAAGCCCAAATGTTAGAAGCCTGATGCCACATTACCAAAGAATGCATCCCACAGTGAAAATTAACAATGCAATGATATTTTCAAGCTATGTTGTTGAGCAGCAAGAAGGGCTGAACACAGAGTCTCAGACACTGAGAGAGATCTTGAATTCTGCTCCAAAAACTATGGCAACCTCCACCCCTGTGGCTCGCGGGACTGGTGTGCCAGCTGGTTTTAACAAAAGTGCCACCAAGAGTTTCAGTCCTGAATGTGAAAATCAGAAGGAACCTTCAGTCAACACTGTGGTTGTTTACGACTGTGATGTGTGTTCATTTGCAAGCCCTAACATGCATTCAGTTTTGGTGCACTACCAGAAGAAGCACCCCGAAGAAAAGGCCTCATATTTCAGAATCCAGAAGACCATGCGCGTAGTCTCTGTTGACAGGGGCTCTGCCCTCGCCCAAATGTCGTTTGAACTGGGTGCTCCCATCTCCCCGAAACTCTCCAACTTGGCTTCTCAGCCTCCACctcccccaccaccacccccagACCTCTCTACTGAGCTCTACTACTGCAAACACTGTTCCTACAGCAACCGCTCCGTTGTGGGGGTGCTTGTCCACTACCAAAAGAGGCACCCGGAGATCAAGGTCACAGCCAAGTACATCAGGCAGGCCCCGCCGACCGCAGCCATGATGCGGGCAGGGGAGCTGCCACCGGGCATCCAGAGGCCACCAGTGTCCATGCAGCAGCTGGGCCGCGGTGGGTCTGAGAGCTCTGTGAACCCTCCGGAGAATGAAATGTTCTTCTGCCAGCACTGTGATTATGGGAACCGGACCGTGAAGGGTGTGCTCATCCACTACCAGAAGAAGCACCGCGACTTCAAAGCCAATGCGGATGTGATCAGGCAGCACACGGCCACCATCAGGAGCCTTTGTGACCGCGGCCAGAAGAAATCAGCTGGCAGCCTGCCCGCCCATACCTCCGGCACCGAGCGGGACAAGTCCAAGCTGAGAGCCCTCAagtgcaggcagtgcagctACACCTCCCCTTACTTCTATGCATTGAGGAAGCATATTAAGAAAGACCACCCAAATCTGAAGGCCACGGTGACATCCATACTGAGGTGGGCGTTTCTGGATGGCTTGATAGAAGCTGGTTATCACTGTGAATGGTGCATTTATTCACACACAGAGCCGAGTGGCTTGCTTGTGCATTACCAAAGGAGACATCCCGAGCATTATGTTGATTATACCTACATGGCAACCAAGCTCTGGGCAGGTCCCgatccttcccctcctgccctaGTGATGCCAACAGAAATGAAGACCTATAAAtgcagagactgcatttttgaGGCATCTTCAATTTGGGATATTACTAATCACTACCAAGCATTTCACCCTTGGGCCATGAATGGAGATGAATCTGTGTTGTTAGATATCATTAAGGAGAAAGATACTTCTGAGAAAACCATGCCACAGCCTGATGAAGGTGGGGTCAGGATGGAATCTGAAGACCAGATAGCAGCACCACAGATGGATCAGGATGCAGAGTGTGCAGAGGatcccagcctttcccatgAAAAAACTGTCCAGCTGGCTTCTGCAAATCCTGCCATCTCTTCCACTCCATACCAGTGTACAGTGTGCCAGTCTGAGTACAACAACCTGCATGGCCTCCTGACACATTATGGCAAAAAGCATCCTGGCATGAAAGTGAAGGCAGCAGACTTTGCTCAGGATATAGACATTAACCCAGGGGCTGTGTACAAGTGCAGACACTGCCCATACATTAACACACGTATTCATGGCGTCCTCACACACTACCAGAAGCGGCACCCATCAGTAAAAGTCACTGCTGAAGACTTTGTGCATGACGTGGAGCAGTCGACTGACATTGCTCAGAACGACGTGGAAGAGACAAGCAGGATTTTCAAGCAAGGCTATGGTGCTTACCGCTGCAAACTCTGCCCCTACACCCACGGAACCCTTGAGAAGCTGAAAATCCACTATGAGAAGTACCACAATCAACCCGAATTTGATGTTTTTGCCCAGTCACCACCAAAGGTGTCTGCCTCAGTGGAGCCAGACATGGTGACTGAAATCAAGGCCTCCCCAGAAATTACTGCTGAGGATGTTGGAGAGGTCTCCATGCCGGCACCCCATTTCTCAAGTTCTCACTTAGTGTCACACACAGTTTTCCGGTGTCAGctctgtaaatatttctgctccACCCGGAAGGGGATAGCAAGACACTACCGCATCAAACACAACAACGTCCGGGCACAGCCAGAGGGCAAGAACAACCTCTTCAAGTGTGCTCTGTGCTCCTACACCAACCCCATCCGCAAAGGGCTTGCGGCACACTACCAGAAAAGACATGACATTGATGCTTACTACACTCACTGCCTGGCAGCCTCCAGGACAGTAAGCGACAAACCCAATAAAGTGATCATTCCATCTCCTCCCAAGGATGACACTCCTCAGCTCAGTGAGGAGCTGAGGAGGGCTGTAGAGAAGAAGAAGTGTTCGCTCTGCTCCTTCCAGTCCTTCAGCAAGAAGGGCATCGTGTCCCACTACATGAAGCGTCACCCCGGTGTTTTCCCTAAGAAGCAGCATGCCAGCAAGCTGGGGGGATACTTCACTGCCGTGTATGCTGATGAGCATGAAaaaccagctccagctgaggaGAGGAATGACTTTGAAAAGCCTGAGGTGGAGGCTGAGGCTCAGGAAATCGAGTGGCTTCCCTTCAGGTGCATTAAATGTTTCAAGCTGTCCTTCAGCAcggcagagctgctgtgcatgCATTACACTGACCACCACAGCAAGGATTTGAAGAGGGACTTTTCCATACTTGGAAGTGGCACCCGCTCTCAGAGCCCTGTCTACCAGTGCAAGCACTGTGATACAAAATTGCATAGCACGGCAGAGCTGACTGCACACTTGAATGGTCACAATGAGGAATTCCAGAAGCGTGCCAAACGtcaggagaggaggaagcagcttTTGAGCAAGCAGAAATATGCAGATGGTGCTTTTGCAGATTTCAAACAAGAGAGG GCTTTTGGACACTTGGAAGATGTTTCAAAACTCAAGGAGAGGAAGGTGGTTGGCTACAAGTGCAAATTTTGCGTGGAAGTCCATCCAACACTTCGAGCCATCTGTAATCACCTCCGCAAGCATGTCCAGTATGGGAATGTCTCTTCTGTGTCAGCCACTGTAAAG GGTCTGCGATCTCACGAGAGGAGTCACCTGGCTCTAGCCATGTTTGCCCGGGAAGACAAGTACAGCTGCCAGTATTGCTCCTTTGTCTCTGCTTTCAGGCACAA CCTGGACCGTCACATGCAGACCCACCACGGGCACCACAAGCCATTCCGCTGCAAGCTCTGCCCCTTCAAGTCCTCCTACAACAGCCGCCTGAAAACCCATATCCTCAAGGCTCACGCTG TATGGAATCCATaccagcaagcaagcaagacATGCTTCTGA